The genomic segment GAAGAAAGCGAGTGAATTTTCCTAACGAAAAATGTATGTTCTTTATCCCGAGTGCATTATATTACTTGTAACCGGTACCACGAGCGTATGTACATAGCACAATGGATCAACTCGTAGCTGTTTCCCtgtttttatttccttctttcgAGTCACTGGCCAACAGATTACATTCCCGTAGAAACCTTGCGGTATGAACCTTTCGTTACACAATGAAATCGCCTGTATTTTGTGATCTTTGCTTTTTCGTTTCTCGAAATTTGCCCTGGGAGTTTCCAGTGATGTTAGTGTCGCTAAACGAAGTCTCTTAAcctcgttttctctctttttttttttttgccctTGAATGTTTATTCTGCACCGAACACTTTGAGCTAAAAATTTAAATgcaaatggaaaaggagagaTTTCCtggaaatttgataaatttgaaatGTCCGATGCTCGAGCTTGGACAATAAACGAAAcgattcgaaatgaaataaaaatgtatgttaTTAATCGTAAGGAAATATTAGCTCATTTTACTTAGAGAATTTATAGAGAAAGATTATATTGAAGAAAAATTATAGAGGTGCAATCGGAAAAAGGTGtgaataagtcgaaaatatagaatacaatctTTCATATGaagctttgttttcaagaaaattaattttaaatattccccTGGTGAGGAATTTTTTTGAATTATAAAGGACTTGTGAATTAATAATCTACGTTTATGTTTGTGTTTATTATGGTGGAGAATTAAAAACACCGAGtgatatgaaatattcatgCACGATgaactttattattttagaaattgttAAATTTCTCGTTCTACTCTAAATATACaataactataataaataataaatacaaatcatTATGATAAATCATTCTGAAATTAAGTTTCTATTATTgtatacaatttattatatcattatatattggCGTAAAATTTATGGATTCATTGTCTGTTCCCCACAGCAATATAACAAACACAAGTATAAGTAGAACTATTAATTCACAGCGAGACGCGCTAGCTcttatcaataaaatatttaatttccattttttaaaataaagctCCATCAAATTAAAGTAaggacaaattttattctacgttttcAAGTTATTTCTTCATCTAGAATCATTCTTTTCCTGtttgttttaaaaatactttaattttaatataggCTTCACTTACCCATAACTTCATACCAACGATAAATCACGTCTTGCTTCAATTTGATTGTACCAAAGTTGTTAAAATATATCGTCAGCAGTGATTGATTCTTGATTTCCACGTCAGTTCTTCGAATTTAAAATCATACCGTTTATTACAAGATGATAGAGCCATTAAATAGATATTTACTTACAAAACTTCGGCAACGTGTTGATTAGACTCCAAACCAGACATAGCTATCTTCGCATTATACTTCACATGGCTGCATTCAGGATAACAATTATGGCAGTATAATGTCTCCGTTTTATCcatattttcattgttattataTAGATTTTCATGTGGCACCACGGAAAACCATGTAGCTGTAATTTAAATCCCAATCAACTTGTAGATTTAGTTTTATCCTTATAATATAATCAAATACATATCATCGTTAGAATACACAGGGAATGATGAATTTCGTAGCGTTACAATTAATCATGGAAAGTtcattaattaatcaatttcgtGTAGAGACCACGGCACAATGATAACTCGGCCGGACAATTCAACGCTGTTACATGATTGACGTCACGAGAATTTCGACGGTGCTTACATTTATGTTGCGACAAGCATGGCACATCTTCCAAATTGCAGACCCTTCTAGATTCtggaaataaagaaaacaaatatcaaagggaactttttaatattttgagaaTACCAATAATTAAGTGCTACAATAACTTACGTAAGATagctttaattaaatataaccaaaatgagaaaatttctaATCTTCACAAAAACACTTGGcaggaaatattaaaatgaaaggcGATGAATATGCTAAATCAGAAAATATAGCTATTCGTAGTATGGAATTATTCAAGAAATACGATTAAAAGACatgaaaattgcaaaagacgAAGAATGATGAAAACTACACGCAACCCTGTTTGACGAAACTACTTTGAACAAAAACATTTGCGAGtcatgaaaaataatataatattaaaatattatagataataatattaaaaaacattgtaataataaaaatatgaaaaataagtagaataagaagaatattaataatactattaaaaataCTAGGATGATTCGATCTGAATTATTCAAGAAACGCCGTGAATATCGTAGCGCGGAACCTAATGAAATGGTTTAAAACAAAGATAAGCTTAAAGTTCTCTCACGGTGTGATATTAGAACTACCTGAACTTTGGGAATGCACATTCTGGTTGGTGAAATTGTAACAACTTTGAACCATCTCGGGAAGACCTCGTTAACGAGTCGGAAAACAAATGGTGCGAGactttaattgaaattaaattgaagCAGCGAAGCATTTAGAATACTTTCTAGCTTGGTCCATTCGTTCCAagagtattattattttaataagcaACATGGCAACATTAAACGTTTCAAGGAACGAGAGTAACGATATGAAACTACTGTCGGATTTACGACAGAATTGTAGCaatcttctttcgtttcgtttaataCCCCATTTCGTACGATCCGCTTTAATGCTTTAAGTCGTTGGGAAGCTCGCCGGTAAAAAAGGTTCCTCGGCAGATGGGCCGAGTCTCGTAGCTTCTAATCTCAGGAGAAAGGGCAGGGTGCTGTTAATGTCTTGCAAAGGCCTCAGCCAGTCTACGTCGTCGCGGTTCATTTCGAGGCAGAGTGAAAGTGAAAATAGGAAATGGTAGAAGACCCTTTCAACGTTTCTCACGCTTCGCGGTGCCGACCTTGTCGCGCCTGTCTCTGCTTTTAAAACATTACGCGCTGGAATAACAGGGCTGCTGGGAAAGCACGATCCTGCGTTTGCCTTGCTTGTTTTCTCGGTTAAGGGATTAGAATTCTGGAACGCGCCAGTTTCACGGAATCTTGTGGGAAGAATTAGTAATAAGCATGTAACGACTCCtaactttaataaattagagaaaccctagtttcattaaattaatatcCATAGTCCTattatgtgtatacatatacatatatatattcaaatggaactctttttttatgaaattttatttttatttcttactttcatagtatatcaaatttttgtaatcacatctataaataaaatagtgtGCCAATATCTCTTATGGCCACTGTGTTACCACCCGGAAATTAAAGAGCAAGAAATCTGCATGAATGAATAGTTGAGGTTAATGAtagtaaaagataaaaatctaAAAGTGAGCTATTTTAGCTATGTAGGATGGAAATACCTAGGACAATAGCCTAATAACATTATGATATTTAACAAGAACTGCTATGCAATTCAACATGGGTATTTTAATGTTTGTTTCAGTAGAATACAATACACGAAGATTTCCTTACTAAGTACTTGAACAATACTCCAATTCAAGCTttgtatttcaaagaaattttttgaaaaaattgtcaTTGTTAGTTACATCGTGCTCTTATAAGAAACCGACGaaattcttatttcttatttgaaaaaaaaaaacacttgaTTTTGGAATGAGAGTTTCTTTCTTATTTACTCAAATTGCCTTATAGTTGCAACTCTTTTTTATCTACAATGTCACGTCTATTTACTAATTTCAATGTATAGAGAGATAATGAATCTTACCTCGATTAGGTAAAAAGAAAGGTATACATTTGCAGATTTTCCACATATCTTGCGTCTTGCAATCAACGATGCAGTCGCTGTAAGTGTAAAACATCCGAAGGGAAGTCATTTCATCCTCGAATACACAATCGCGTTTCTCCAGAGCATACGACATAATACTTCTTATGCTGTAAAACATGATTGCCTCTAGTTCCACGCTCCGGTGCACCCTGGGCGAGACTAGAAAGTCGATCACGCCTCCACTTGTCATGTCCGGATAATCGTATGGATTAAAGATCGTCACCTGATAGCACAAAATTTGCCCATTAAACTttcaaaacaaaataaaaatatcgctaTCTGTCCGTCATTCGTCGTAGAAAATTTCAACGTTTATGAATAACTACGAAATAATCGCGTCAAACCGACCAGCGACGAGTGAAATATTCACACGGTATATTTACGTCGTAGGCGAATCGCTTCCagcaagagaaaaaggaaactgCAATTTGCATAATGCACCGAACCTTGGCTGTTGCGCGAGATAATCCTCACAAGCTACCACGATCCACATTTCTGGCAGCGTGATCACGGCCGAGACTTGTTTCTGCCTAATTTCTGGTTGAATTTTCGCCAAATTATTTCGGAACTGACGAAACCTGTCTTCGATCCGTCGAAAATTGTCGACTAGCACGTGATATTAATTCAGAACTTCGTGGAAGATCGTTGTACGATCTGATGCAAAAGACCAATCAACAAGCAATTGATCATTATGATCACCGTCAATCTAGTTTGATAATATTTGACTTTAATAATCCATTAAATGTCGCGCACGAATACATCGACGATGATATTATTCGAAGCTTTTAGCTGAATGTTAAACAGCTTGTTTCGAAGAATATCCGAGCGAGACGAGCAACACAAGGAAGGAACGCCACGTCcatagaattaaaaattccgTAAGCGTTCTGTGCAGGCGCTAGCTTCAACTCGGCTGATGAAAAATTACCTTCCAGCCGGCGCTCGGGAAAATAGGGTAGAAGTAATCGTCCAGAAACGGCTCCAGCAATACCGACAGCCCGCCGTTCTCGGTCAAATTTTGCACCTTCATCGATTTCACTCGGTGACTGACCTCGCGGTTCCTGCGAACATAATCGATGAAAATTCACAAAGACACAACGAAAAAATAGCGACTCGCGTGCACGAAACGCAGTTATTACTCGCGAAATAATTTCCATGCAGCGAGAAAAAAATGAGAAGGAAATTACACCAaagttaacactagaactaccacaccagtcaaattgactggttttacaattttattttaaaattcctacttcatgttatacatttccccgcaatgatgtaacgacttttgcaacgataattaaaagaatgatataatgaattttattttgtttttcatgtattcaaactgaaaataattttgtatcaaggctactcataccaataccagtcaaaacgactggtacttgtcaatgtaaaagggtcctgcaatttgtttatcgaactccaattaaccagtttcctcgttttctacaacttgccacacgtttttaaaatttttaatgcgtatcattcaatatgat from the Bombus terrestris chromosome 1, iyBomTerr1.2, whole genome shotgun sequence genome contains:
- the LOC100643232 gene encoding sodium channel protein Nach, with product MNVEDIVALKVIKSTVKACDKTKDSYSDKKTRKYIDKKSYSDGETVAKAVRQDFTANISDLPVDEILNMISQLGDLYDSEFKPQNRFYRIDQLLTVFYNGYYSITDVMKRLTPQCSSMLSKCRFHDEERNCSELFAFRKTQDGFCCTFNYATKGDDTHLNREVSHRVKSMKVQNLTENGGLSVLLEPFLDDYFYPIFPSAGWKVTIFNPYDYPDMTSGGVIDFLVSPRVHRSVELEAIMFYSIRSIMSYALEKRDCVFEDEMTSLRMFYTYSDCIVDCKTQDMWKICKCIPFFLPNRESRRVCNLEDVPCLSQHKSTWFSVVPHENLYNNNENMDKTETLYCHNCYPECSHVKYNAKIAMSGLESNQHVAEVLTDVEIKNQSLLTIYFNNFGTIKLKQDVIYRWYEVMGEASGICGIFVGFSLIVVVEFAYFVGLFVLELLKGPTLTDGKWAESEQTPIQSIYWGELYSYARTTKNQRD